Proteins co-encoded in one Pyxidicoccus xibeiensis genomic window:
- a CDS encoding nuclear transport factor 2 family protein: MHPHSQLLTDFYSAFQRRDAQAMAACYHPDAEFSDAVFIGLRHGGVTSMWRMLLERGKDLEVTFRDVQADDRTGRAHWDARYTFSASGRKVLNRIDAEFEFRDGKILRHRDRFDFWTWSRQALGPMGLVLGWSPLLRNKVQFQARKSLEKYMKEHGIQGP; the protein is encoded by the coding sequence ATGCACCCGCACTCCCAGCTCCTCACGGATTTCTACTCGGCGTTCCAGCGGCGTGATGCCCAGGCCATGGCTGCCTGCTACCACCCCGACGCGGAGTTCTCCGACGCGGTCTTCATCGGCCTGCGCCACGGCGGCGTCACCTCCATGTGGCGCATGCTCCTCGAGCGTGGAAAGGACCTGGAGGTCACCTTCCGCGACGTCCAGGCCGATGACCGCACCGGACGCGCCCACTGGGACGCGCGCTATACCTTCAGCGCCAGCGGCCGGAAGGTCCTCAACCGCATCGACGCCGAGTTCGAGTTCCGCGATGGGAAGATTCTCCGCCACCGCGACCGCTTCGACTTCTGGACGTGGTCGCGCCAGGCGCTCGGGCCCATGGGCCTGGTGCTCGGGTGGAGCCCGCTGTTGAGGAACAAGGTCCAGTTCCAGGCCCGGAAGTCGCTCGAGAAGTACATGAAGGAGCACGGCATCCAGGGGCCTTGA